From one Bacillus sp. Marseille-P3661 genomic stretch:
- a CDS encoding competence protein ComK, giving the protein MKEVLGHYEINKNTMALLSVAHIDYSTIVIEVERQLFVRQRPTKIVKAACLDGGASFDGRRVAVTHLTGTKQKVPIPIKPNENIYAFPTVSPTAFDCNWIFFNHIKYIRTLTSQDKTTQSMIVFQDGQHITLHESDYVLRKQMHRTAMCIHCFNPSPQELNRY; this is encoded by the coding sequence ATGAAAGAAGTTTTAGGTCATTATGAAATTAATAAGAATACAATGGCTTTACTATCTGTTGCACACATAGACTATTCTACAATTGTAATTGAAGTGGAACGTCAATTATTTGTCCGTCAAAGGCCAACTAAAATTGTAAAGGCTGCCTGTCTAGATGGCGGGGCGTCGTTTGACGGGAGACGAGTAGCCGTGACACACCTTACCGGTACAAAGCAAAAAGTTCCGATTCCAATTAAACCGAATGAAAATATCTATGCCTTTCCAACCGTCTCACCTACCGCTTTTGATTGTAACTGGATTTTTTTCAATCATATCAAATACATAAGAACGTTAACCTCTCAAGATAAAACAACACAATCCATGATTGTATTTCAAGATGGACAACACATTACCTTGCACGAATCGGATTATGTATTAAGAAAACAAATGCATCGGACCGCTATGTGTATCCATTGTTTTAATCCTAGTCCGCAGGAGCTTAATAGGTATTAA
- a CDS encoding helix-turn-helix transcriptional regulator: protein MNDKDLFKEILGKHLHNIRVSKGFTQEGLAKEADADSKNIGRNERGEKLPNSYTLYKLQHSLDFSVDKLFKDIKLEMESIKQEKSDDEE from the coding sequence ATGAATGACAAGGACTTGTTTAAGGAGATTCTAGGTAAACACTTACATAATATAAGAGTTTCAAAGGGGTTCACACAAGAAGGCCTTGCCAAAGAAGCGGACGCGGATAGTAAAAATATTGGTAGAAATGAACGTGGTGAAAAATTACCGAATAGTTATACTCTATATAAACTACAACACAGTTTAGACTTTAGTGTCGATAAACTCTTTAAAGATATCAAGTTAGAAATGGAATCTATTAAACAAGAAAAATCCGATGATGAGGAATAA